Proteins from a genomic interval of uncultured Desulfuromusa sp.:
- a CDS encoding FAD:protein FMN transferase, protein MKRRFLIIVVLFIVTGCIIYLNQTKTSGDRLITLAGTTMGTSYHIKLAPAEDQKLNEASIKSKVDARLAGIDSKMSTYKENSDVSHFNTYVAGSWMPISAETMIVVNAAQEVSQLSHGAFDITIGNLVNLWGFGPTVNIYEMPDANVIKSLLPEVGYNKLEVRLSPPGLRKSSDLVYLDLSAIAKGYAVDAIAKLLTDNNIENFLVEIGGEIVTHGHKQQQKPWVVGIETPIAGQRSVRKRLHLADVAMATSGDYRNYFEHEGVRYSHTIDPATGYPIKHSLVSVTVIDQSCMRADALATAIMVMGPDKGLGFAEKHQLAIFMLVKQGDHFIEKYSRLFEPYLNKEEN, encoded by the coding sequence ATGAAGCGAAGGTTCTTGATCATTGTCGTTTTATTTATCGTCACAGGTTGCATAATCTACCTGAATCAGACCAAAACTTCCGGCGATCGACTGATAACACTTGCTGGAACCACGATGGGGACCAGTTATCATATTAAACTGGCTCCAGCAGAAGATCAGAAGTTAAATGAAGCATCGATTAAGTCAAAGGTTGATGCCCGACTTGCCGGCATTGACAGTAAAATGTCGACCTATAAAGAAAATTCCGACGTCTCACATTTTAATACCTATGTAGCGGGAAGCTGGATGCCGATTTCCGCTGAAACCATGATTGTTGTCAATGCAGCTCAAGAAGTCAGCCAGCTGAGCCATGGTGCTTTTGATATCACCATTGGCAATCTGGTTAACCTGTGGGGTTTTGGCCCCACGGTAAACATTTACGAAATGCCGGATGCAAATGTAATCAAGAGCTTGCTGCCGGAGGTTGGATATAATAAACTGGAAGTCCGCTTGTCACCACCGGGGTTACGGAAAAGTAGCGATTTGGTCTACTTGGATTTATCAGCTATTGCCAAAGGGTATGCGGTTGATGCTATTGCTAAATTATTGACCGATAACAATATAGAGAACTTTCTTGTTGAGATCGGTGGCGAGATTGTTACTCATGGTCATAAGCAGCAGCAAAAACCATGGGTTGTCGGAATAGAGACACCCATCGCCGGTCAACGTAGCGTCAGGAAGAGGTTACATTTAGCTGATGTTGCTATGGCAACATCGGGTGATTATCGCAACTATTTTGAGCATGAGGGCGTACGTTATTCGCACACCATTGACCCTGCAACTGGTTATCCTATAAAACATTCATTGGTGTCGGTGACTGTGATTGATCAATCCTGTATGCGTGCAGACGCCTTAGCTACTGCGATCATGGTTATGGGACCGGATAAAGGGTTAGGGTTCGCTGAAAAACACCAACTAGCAATTTTTATGCTGGTAAAACAAGGTGACCATTTTATTGAAAAGTACAGTCGGCTTTTTGAGCCGTACCTGAATAAAGAGGAGAATTAG
- the hemW gene encoding radical SAM family heme chaperone HemW, translating into MSSLYLHIPFCSSKCPYCDFFSQVGTQRQLDRYVELLKRNIEIVSQGLAQPASLNTIFFGGGTPSLLSAPQFEDILNLIDRSFKIQSTAEITVEANPGTLNLSKLKGFRHAGVNRLSLGIQSLNDRSLRLLGRIHSASLARESIVAARTAGFDNINLDLMFALPEQNMASLEVDISALLEFEPEHVSLYGLSFEEGTEYSARQQSGQLKPCGEELYADQYMFLHHHLLKEGYEHYEISNFAKANRRCNHNQVYWQRKNCLAIGAGAHGFLDQEWGTRWHIPADMCLYEKLLLQGNDPVEILERYDHSGAMKEYVYLALRTSNGVNLQEFHGRFRVDFHQVFAEAIHKMKRYLRSSNDHCCLDIEGWLIYDHLISHFL; encoded by the coding sequence GTGAGCTCCCTATATCTGCATATACCTTTCTGTTCCAGTAAATGTCCATACTGTGATTTCTTCTCTCAGGTTGGGACTCAACGACAACTGGATCGATATGTTGAACTTTTGAAGCGCAATATTGAAATTGTGTCTCAAGGCCTTGCACAGCCAGCCTCACTGAACACAATATTTTTTGGTGGCGGCACTCCTTCTCTCCTTTCAGCTCCTCAATTCGAAGATATTCTGAATCTCATCGATCGAAGTTTCAAGATTCAAAGTACGGCGGAAATTACAGTAGAGGCAAATCCCGGAACATTAAATCTGAGTAAATTAAAAGGATTTCGGCACGCTGGAGTTAATCGGTTGTCTTTGGGGATTCAATCACTCAATGATCGAAGTTTGCGATTACTTGGCCGTATCCATTCAGCATCTCTTGCCAGAGAAAGCATTGTAGCGGCGCGCACTGCAGGGTTTGATAATATTAATCTGGATCTGATGTTCGCATTGCCTGAGCAGAATATGGCGTCGTTGGAAGTTGACATATCAGCGCTGCTGGAGTTTGAACCGGAACATGTTTCTCTCTATGGCCTCTCCTTTGAAGAAGGGACGGAGTATTCAGCGCGGCAACAGTCAGGACAGTTAAAGCCGTGTGGAGAGGAGCTCTACGCTGATCAATATATGTTTTTACATCACCATCTGCTTAAGGAGGGGTATGAACATTATGAGATTTCAAATTTTGCCAAGGCTAACCGACGCTGTAATCATAATCAGGTTTATTGGCAGCGGAAAAACTGTCTGGCGATTGGGGCAGGAGCTCATGGTTTTTTAGATCAGGAATGGGGGACAAGGTGGCATATTCCTGCAGATATGTGCCTCTATGAAAAATTGTTATTGCAGGGCAATGATCCTGTAGAGATCCTGGAAAGGTATGACCATAGCGGAGCGATGAAAGAATATGTTTATCTTGCTTTGCGAACCAGTAATGGCGTTAATCTGCAAGAGTTTCATGGGAGGTTTAGAGTTGATTTTCATCAGGTATTTGCCGAAGCTATCCATAAAATGAAACGCTATCTACGGTCAAGCAATGACCACTGTTGCCTTGATATTGAAGGTTGGCTTATTTATGACCACCTGATAAGTCATTTTTTGTAG
- the hrcA gene encoding heat-inducible transcriptional repressor HrcA, protein MAESLNERSQNILEAIVEDYIASAEPVGSRAISRKHNFNLSPASVRNVMADLEEMGLLCSPHTSSGRIPTGKGFQYYIDTLLEVRDLNPREKQNLRNSYRFKNMRMEDIMQEVGRVLSGLSQYTGLVMAPKFISTVFRQIEFIRLSQGRLLAIYVSETGLVQNKVIEADPSLTPRDLEHISNYLNEELNGMTIQEVRAKLNEEMHKDRVEYDQLRKQALSLSCAALQDEVEDQVYVSGASLMLGQPEFSTPEKMKRLIQSFESKKLLIELLDRGQSAQGVHIFVGSDSSDIDLQGCSLITSNFSNQKGAIGTLGVIGPVRMNYSQVVPLVDFTAQLVSRVLDREIE, encoded by the coding sequence ATGGCTGAATCATTAAACGAACGCAGCCAAAATATTTTAGAGGCGATAGTTGAAGACTATATTGCCTCTGCTGAACCAGTTGGCAGCCGGGCAATCAGTCGTAAGCATAATTTCAATTTGTCGCCTGCGTCGGTGCGCAATGTGATGGCAGACCTGGAAGAAATGGGTTTGCTCTGCTCACCGCATACTTCGTCAGGACGGATACCTACGGGAAAAGGCTTTCAATATTATATTGATACTCTTCTTGAGGTTCGTGACCTCAATCCGAGGGAGAAACAGAATCTGCGGAACAGCTATCGCTTCAAAAATATGCGTATGGAAGATATTATGCAGGAAGTGGGTCGGGTGCTGTCGGGATTGTCTCAATATACGGGGCTGGTTATGGCACCCAAATTTATTTCGACTGTTTTTCGCCAAATCGAATTTATTCGCCTGTCACAAGGTCGATTGCTTGCAATATATGTATCTGAAACCGGGCTGGTTCAAAACAAAGTCATAGAGGCGGATCCATCTTTAACACCGCGGGACCTGGAACATATAAGCAATTATCTTAATGAAGAGCTTAACGGAATGACCATCCAGGAAGTACGCGCTAAGCTCAACGAAGAAATGCATAAAGACCGGGTTGAATATGATCAGCTGAGAAAACAGGCACTGAGTCTTTCCTGCGCTGCATTGCAGGATGAGGTTGAGGATCAGGTCTATGTTTCTGGGGCATCATTGATGTTGGGGCAACCCGAATTTTCAACTCCGGAGAAAATGAAACGCTTGATTCAGAGTTTTGAGAGTAAAAAACTTTTGATTGAGTTGCTCGATCGTGGTCAATCAGCTCAGGGAGTGCATATATTTGTTGGCAGCGACAGCAGTGATATTGACTTGCAGGGATGCAGCTTGATTACTTCGAATTTCTCCAATCAAAAAGGGGCGATAGGAACTCTCGGGGTGATTGGACCTGTGCGGATGAACTATTCTCAGGTTGTTCCGCTAGTGGACTTCACGGCGCAACTGGTCAGCCGGGTTCTCGATCGGGAAATAGAATAA